One Emys orbicularis isolate rEmyOrb1 chromosome 20, rEmyOrb1.hap1, whole genome shotgun sequence genomic window, TCTGTATCACTGCTTTGCCCGAGATAATCAGTAGCAATAAAATACAGAGATGTGACAAGTTGCCGAGTTACCCGTAGCATCAACATGTATCGAACTAATCACCTCAGAAGCAAAAGCCAGTCTGCAGAGATTCTTCATTACGTTGTCATTCACATGGGTTCGGTGCCTCCTTAGCACCTTCTGTACTACAGCAAGCCCTCGGTGGGGATATGAGGAAGATATATTAATGACTGACACCGTGATCAATAAAGAGCACCACAAAACAGCCTTTGTCTCCGTGTGGATAATTTCTGGTGCTGATACTTCCTAGCAAGCACTCTGCTGCGCGGGAGTGAAGGGTTCCTGAGCAGAGCCTTTGGCTTTTAAATCATCACTTGGGTATGTTCTCAGCTGCAGTAATGGGGGTTCTGTTGTAGCGCATGGATTTTGGATGGGTGGGTTGAGGAGATAAAGTACACGGGTCCCTACAGCCCTTTAAAGACTACAGGCCAGGGCAACGCGAAAGGCCAGGGCACTGGTGTCCTCGCTGCTCCACAGACACCGCGAGGGAGTCCCCATGTATTCTACACTGCTTCCCAGAGGCTGCCTGGTCTGAAAGCAGAGCTCAGATAAGGCCATAGAAACAAGATGGTGCCAGACTGCCTCTTGGAACTGCTGAGAACTTGAAAGTGCAGCCATCCATTTGCACTTCAGGGCTAGTGGGATGGGTTTAAAGCCCCGGTACATCACAGCTGGAGAGACAGTCCAAGATGTTTAGGCCTGTATGTAACAATGAGCACCTACCTGGTACGGCTCAGCCGGAAGACATTTTTGGTGGGCAGTTCACAGGGCTGAATAAAGTCCAAACAGGGAATTTCCAACACAGCTCTCATCCTGACCTGCAGGGCCATCTGCTGGTCCAGCCTTAGGCTTCCTTCCGAGCTCTGCTAACATACCTAACTCCCACCCTGCAGGTTCCCTTGCTATTCCCTGGGAGGGGATTCATGAGAAGGCTTGTAGGGTTCTTCGCAAATAGGACGTGCTGAGGTACTTCTGGGCCTTTACCAAATGGCTTCTGTGCTGAAAGCTAGGGAACTGCCTTCTGCTAGAAGGGTGATGGCTTTTAATAAATTAAAGTTAAAATAaggcctctccttctgccccttccccagtgcaCAGACGAGAACAGCTCCAGGAGAAGCACACTAGCATCACTCCTGCAAGCAAACACTTACGTATGTACAGCAGCATTCTGGTCATTTAGTCTGAGCTCCCGCGTAACACAGGGCAGAAAATTTCATCCAGCGATTCCTACATGAAGCCCAATGACCTGAGCTGAGTTGGAGTACCTACTCAAGAAAGACATCCCAGTCTTGATTGAAGGACTCTGAGAATTTACTCCATCCTTGTGATTCCGTTCTGTTGGTCAGTTTCTCTCACCGATAACAATTTGCGCCCTCTCTCTCGTCTGAGCCTTGCCAACTTCCACTTCCCACCACTGGCTCTTGTTAAGCCTTTGCTAGATTTAGGAGCACCAAGGTATCAGATTGATgcataacttttccatagacagATAATCCTGTTTGCTTCAATGGGGttactcctgtgagtaaagttacacaaCTGATTAAGTGTTGCAGGATCTGGGCATAGTGGGGAAGGCTCTCAGGGGTTTATTTCCTTTACCACAAAGGTCCCTATGTACCATAAAGCTGAGAAGGGAATATATTTAAGATCAGCAAGCCGGGGATGTTACTTGGAAGGTTGGATTTGGATTCAGTTCAGTTTAAGGCAGCTCAGGATACCGTGGCCTCCTGCTCTAAGTTAGGGGACCTGCACGCTAGAGGGGCTGCAGACTATGCAACGCAGCTTTCCATGGCAGAAGCCCTGTCTACACACAAGTTATACTGGTGTAGTTaaagcagcacagcacccccaccATGACCCTGGGTACAGTTATATCTCCATACAAAGGGTGCTTCATACAAATACAGCTATTCCcacacaggaaggggatgcaCTACCCCAGTATAACCAAGTCCAGACTAGGGGCTGTTCTGGTAGATCAGTAAAAAGAGAAGCATTCCCCTAACTGACAGTTGTATCATACAAAAGCTCTCTCTAAACCAGGCCTAAGAGATGCAAGGAATTCACTTAGACCCAACTAATCTGGTTTAAGTGAAGCCCTCTCCCCTAACCTCATGGGTCTAAAGGGGGCAGCTTTCCCTGGAGGCGGGTCACCCCATTCTTGCACCctgctctgaagcagctggttctCGCCTGGAGTCAGGAGACTGGGCAAGATGCACCCCTGCCAATTCCTATGCGCCTCTAAAAAACCCATTAGCATGTTCTATAGTTACTTTAGAAGGGAGATGGAAAAAAATTTAACGTTTTTATTAACTATtacatcaagaaaaaaaaattcctacccTCGCCCTGTGATCGCTCCACAGCTACCTGGAGAACAGTGATTAAGTAAATTGAAGTTATTAGGTTACATGGACCGGAACATGCAGGGCTGAGATTATCCCAATCGCTTGTCAGTGGCAGGGAGGCCGGTACCCCAGTGCCATCActtcttctcctcttcctttttgTCCTTGTTCTCCTTGGAGGCCTGCGAGGCCAAGGAACCCATGGCGTTGCGGATGGCCTCGTTGTTGGGGTCGACGCCAGGCAGGTTTTCAAGCACGCTCTGTAGGAACTCCGGATCCTGCATCACGTCGTAATCATCTTCTTCCTGCACATCCATGAAGAGAGAGTCACTCCCCACTCCCTATCAAGGAAGATATGCTGGGATCTAACAGGCTGGTACTGCTTACTTGAAACACTCCACCCTGTTAGCAGGTGCTGAGCATGCTAGGGAAGGTTTACGTGGATTCCAGGAACTCATTGAGCCTGGCAGCTCTTGATAAGGGAGATGGGAGTGGCTCTGTGGGGAAAGGGGGACCTAGGGTGCGAGCTGAGCAGTTCTCAGGGAGGAATCCCAGCAGCAGCCAATCCTACTGACAAGGCTTGAACTGAACTGTTATGTTAACCAAGTCTAAGGAGAGGGGGAGTTTGGACTCTACACAGAGTGGATGTGAAAGACTGGGAAAGTGGTGGCTGGGGAGACCATCACCTTGGTAGGTTCTGATGTGTCCATGGCTGCACTGCTATCAACTTCTCCTGATTCAGCTTGGGCAAACTCTGAAGAGAGGAAAGAAATGTCTTGGCTACTGAGTATTCACCACCATCTTTACTGCAATAGTATTTATGCTGGGTTGTCAGCAGGGTGTGTATATGTAAAGATGCTGAAGGCGACTTGCCTGTGGCAGTTAGTGGGCCAGGAGTGTCACAAACCAGACATTCACAATTGCAGGCCTTCAGGTCAGAAGTCTGTCAGCGCTTGATCCCATCCTTGCCTTACCCAGCTGTGCCTATGCATAGCAGCATATGGCAAATCATTCCCTCCCCACTGATCTGCTGCTCCCTGCTACAGACACCACATCAGTCAAGAGGTGCCTGGGATAACACTGATGGATGCAGCAGGAAGCCTCAAGGCAGAATAGTGAGAGTTGAGAAAGAAGATTCAGGCCTGAAGGCCTGACGTTAAGGTTCTGACACCCTTTCCCCCCAGACAGGTAGGATATTCGTGGAATTCAGGCCGACTCAGACAAGCACTCACTCATTTTGTGcatctcaatttttgggtgcccaacctctGTCAGACGTTCACAGGTGTCGAGACCCAGCTGCTGTCTCTGAAATCACTGGGACAGCTCAGTCAGCACAGGATTTGGGTTCGGGGATTAGACAGCTGTGCTAAATTCTAGCCACTCACCTGGCCCTTGCAGAGACATCTGCATGGCATAAGCAATCTGCTCCTCTTCTGTCATGCTGCTAAGGTCGGGCAGGCCAGCTCTACCAAACTCCTGCTGGGTGATCGTCATCTTCAATAAGGCATCGTCCGAATCTAGCACAGGGATAAACACAGTACACGTTCCTAGAGCAATTCCCCAACAAATTCTATATTCAGAGAAGAATTCCTCCCCACCACTGAAGGGCAGCCACTTCTTGGGGGGGATGAGACAGCTGCACAAAGCGCACAGCAACAATGCACAACAGTTCAGGACAGGAAAAAATACTCCATCCAACTGTAAGTGCAGGGGCAGTTTTAGGGAAGGCAGACTGTAGATACCCAAGTAGGGATTGGGCTGAGATACTGGGGCTAACAGTATTCTTGtggaaagtgccatgggatctctAGCCAGTGCAAGTGATCAGGGCCTCCTTTTACATCTCAGGTGAAGGGGAACACCACACTGGGGGGATATAAGGAACTACCACGTTGAAAGGAAGTCCACCCCTCCCTAATGAATCCCCTGCAGCGCATAGGTGTCCATCCCATCCAAATGCAACCCAGGCCCTGCTTAGCACTGGAGGCTAGACACGATCTCAGTACAAAATGATCTGGCTGCATCAGCAGATTCCCTCTACCCCGTGCATCGAATTCGCTGCTTTACTCtgctcacccctgcccctccaaCTGAAGAGGGATTAGATCCCCCGCCTGGTTTCTTACCATCCCCACCAGTGGCTGTAATTCCTGCCTCAGCAgcggaagcagctgcagctctcctGGCCTCTTCCTCCTGCCGCTGCCTCTGCTCCTCCATGGACACACGCAGCGCCTGTGGAGCAGAAAATGGGGTAAACTCAAAGCAACAGCACGTTCACAAACAGTTTGGCTCCTTCAAAGCGATTCTTGGTTCCATCATATCTTACCAGAGCCAGTTCTGGGTCCGCGCTGGGATCCACTCCAAACTCAAAGTCGCTAGCGCCAAGGCCAAGCATGGCACCGCCCTCCCCAGCCAAAATGGGGGAACTGATGAGGGCATCGGCAAGGCTAGGGCCAGGGGGCACAGTCACCAGGTGGGAACCAGTCCCATCCTTGCCGTTTAAGGTGTTAATGAAGGCAGTCAGCTTGTCTGTGTTGGCTTcctaggggaggggaggggaagagagagagagagaaaggttaGAACCCAGGCTGACTTCTTCCCGTCGGCTTGGCTCAAAGGAGATGATGCTGGGCTGCCCTGTGAGCTGTAATAACCCTGAAGTCCTCTTACCAACTGGTGTTCAGGAAGGGAACTCGTCTATAAATACAGAAGTACAGAGAACGGTGATCAGTATGCACCAGGGGTATGGATAAACGCCACGTTTCAGAGCTGGAAGAGGCCATCTGTATAATGGGCCCCCTCCAATGGGCAACTGATTAAAATTCCTCCCAGGAAGTCCCTGTGCAGAGTGAGGACAGTCGGCCCGGAACATTGTTCTATTCAATTCATCCTGAGTTTGCTCATGTTTTAGAGTCCTGCTCAAAGGAAGTGCCAACAGTTTCCTTTCATAGTGGTGTGATCTCACTAGAGGATCAGGAACCTTATGGGTATTATCTGCAGTCAGCCTGAGGGTGTACCAGCAACACTAGAGTTGAGATTGTACCCAACAGTCAGAACAAACTTGGTCCTATTTCGCCTCTAACATGGACACCCCATGTCTTGAATACAGCATTAATTATCATACTTTTGCCCTCCACCAGAATCAATGTTACACTGAGATTTTGCTATATCTATCCAGATAGAGCAGTTCAATGTGATACGGCATCAGGCCACTCTGCTTTGCATCTTGATCATCAGCTATGCTGGGAATGGTTGTGGTAGGTTTCTGGGATTCAGCTGTCTCAGTTTAGGGAATAAACCATCATTCTCCGCTGAGTACGCGGAGGAAAGAAGGTTGGCTGGGGTATCATCCTGGCATCACTGATGCCACCCACACTCTAACGATCAGGAAAGAACAGTCACAGAACTTAGGCAGGCTCCGTGAAGGCTGCTCCCTCCAAGCAAGTATGTTCCTGGAGATCTGGAAGTGGAGTAGGGATtattggggaagagaagggaaaaccGCCAAACCTATTATTTTTCCTGCTCACCTGGAACATCATTACCAGCTTGGTTCTAAAACCAACCACCAAAGTCTTTTAATGTGGTGATTAGATTCTTGCATAGCTAGTGTTGCAGCTCAGAAACACCACTCGGAGACATAGGGGTGAGACACTATATCGGGCATTTCCAGCAAGGACAAGATAACCCAGGAATTCACTTACTTCGATGGAGAGGGGTCACCTCTCAGGACTAAATGCCAGACCGACAAAATTCAACCACACT contains:
- the PSMD4 gene encoding 26S proteasome non-ATPase regulatory subunit 4, producing MVLESTMVCVDNSEYMRNGDFLPTRLQAQQDAVNIVCHSKTRSNPENNVGLITLANNCEVLTTLTPDTGRILSKLHSVQPKGKITFCTGIRVAHLALKHRQGKNHKMRIIAFVGSPVEDNEKDLVKLAKRLKKEKVNVDIINFGEEEANTDKLTAFINTLNGKDGTGSHLVTVPPGPSLADALISSPILAGEGGAMLGLGASDFEFGVDPSADPELALALRVSMEEQRQRQEEEARRAAAASAAEAGITATGGDDSDDALLKMTITQQEFGRAGLPDLSSMTEEEQIAYAMQMSLQGPEFAQAESGEVDSSAAMDTSEPTKEEDDYDVMQDPEFLQSVLENLPGVDPNNEAIRNAMGSLASQASKENKDKKEEEKK